CCAGATATTTGGGAACAGGTGGAGCAATTTCGTGCAGAAAAGATAAAGTACCTAATTGAAATGATCGTGGAAGGCAGTAAGGAGGGCTACTTTAAGGAAATTAACCCCACCATCGTTACAGCCTCTCTTTTGTCAACTGTCCGCAGTGTGGTGAATCCAACCTTTGTTGTGGAAAATAACCTTACAATAGAAGAAGCATTTAAAACAGTTATGCACACATTCTTATATGGTATTGTGGCTGATCAAAAACTCCCTGCTATATAACAGGGAGTTTTTCCTTTACCATAGCAAGTCACCTTACTTTTTTTAATAATATATTTTAGAGGGAGTCGATTTGTTAATGAGCTTAAGAATGGAGCTGGGAGTTTACTAAAAATCTGTAAACAATCCAGAGATTTGTTTTATAATGCAATTAGGATGAAGAAAGCAAGTTGTATTTTTCGAATGAGGTGAAAAAATTGCCAGAAAGAATGATAGGAAAATTGGGAGACCCTGCCTTGCGTAAGGTATGTAAACCCGTATGCGAAATTACACCTAACATATTACAATTATTGAATGATATGGCGGATACACTCAGGGCTACGCCTAACGGTGCCGCATTAGCTGCACCCCAGGTGGGATTTCTGAGAAGAGTTGTAGTAATCGACCTAGGCAATGAAAAGATTGAATTGATTAACCCGGAAATCATAGAAAAATCTGGTGAACAAGTTGGTTCCGAGGGATGTTTATCCCTACCGGGTATCTGGGGCAGGGTGAAAAGGAGTAAATTTGTTAAAGTTAAGGCCATGAACAGAGAAGGGGAAGAAATTCTTGTGGAAGGAAAGGGGCTTTTGGCCCGCTGTCTACAGCATGAGATTGACCATTTAGATGGTATTTTATATATTGACCATGTTGCTGCGGGGCAGCTTTTCCTTGAGCAGACAAATGAACCTCTTGATGTTTATAAGCTGATACAAAAATCCAAAGAAAATGGGTAGATATGGGAGGTTAAGCTGTGATTATTATTAAATCACCCCAGGAGATTCAAATTATGAGGGAGGCAGGAAAGATGGTTGCCGAGTGTCACGCCATTCTTGCCGAACGAGTAAAGCCTGGCGTGACCACAGGTGAACTGGATCAAATTATTGAAAAGCATATACGAAAACTCGGGGGAGTACCCAGCTTTAAAGGGCACATGGGTTTTCCAGCCACCATCTGCGTGGCTATCAATGATGTAATTTGCCATGGATTCCCGGGTCCCAGGGAACTTAGGGCTGGTGAAGTTGTCACAATAGATATAGGTGCTTTGTATAAAGGTTATCATGCGGATTCTGCCTGGAGCTACGCCGTTGGGGAGGTTTCCCCAGAGATCCAGCAGCTAATGAAGGTAACCAAGGAATGCTTGTATCGGGGCATTGCTATGGCTCGTCCGGGCAACCGGACCGGGGATATCGGCAATGCCATACAGACCTATGCGGAAAGCTTCCATTACGGTGTTGTAAGGGAATTTTGTGGCCACGGTGTGGGGCGGAGTTTGTGGGAGGCACCTGAAATACCTCACTATGGCAGACCCAACAGAGGCCCATCGTTGCAAGCCGGCATTACTATAGCCATTGAACCAATGATTACCCTTGGAGCTTGGAAAGCTAAATTGGACCGGGACGGCTGGACAGCCCGGACGGTGGATGGTTCTATCTGTGTTCAATATGAGCACACTTTGGCTGTTACCGAGGACGAACCGATTATTATAACTACTTTATAGGGATGACGATAAAAAAGAGTTTAATCTTTACCAAAGATAAAGATTAAACTCTTTTTTTAGCAAATCAGAAAGTATAAAATTTCCGACTTGCATAAGGGCAACTAAGGCTTACGCTGTCTCCTAAAGGCTCTCGTGCCCTATAGGGTATAGCGTAAGCCAAGTTTTCTTTACTGGTCGGAGCTACAGGAGTTGAACCTGCGACCTCTACCACCCCTACCACCCCAAGGTAGCGCTCTCCCAAACTGAGCTACGCCCCGGCTATTTGTTGAACTTTCTTGGAGACAAAATGTATTATAACCAAGATGGACAATGAGTTTGAGTTATAATAGCGACTTGATAAGTTGTGTCGTGAAAGGGAAACCCTCACGAATTGCGGAGGGTTCAAGTACAAGCCACCGAAGAGGCGGGCTAAGGGTTTTCCGTATCTAACAATTCGATAGGATATTACTCGTCCAACGAACCCTGCATAGAACTTCTGGCCGGACTCTTCCATTTGCCAACGGTAACCAGATCACCGAAAAGGCCCCGACAGCTTGTCCATACTACTGTTAGAGCCCCTATGCAAAAGAAAAAGATAGGATACCAGGGAATCCAGAAAAAACTTTGATACATTTTGTGATCATGGCGATGATTAGCTAATAGGGCTGCTCCGAATTGGACCAGGCAAACAAAACTAATTACAGAACCGTACCATGCTGGGATGGGTGTTAAGCCAATGGCAGGTTTGCTAGGAATCAAATAGGTAACTAACCATAGGAGAGTTCCTATCACCAAGCAAAAGGACCAAAGATAACTAATGACAAAATCTAAATAAACAGGCCAAAGTCTGCGCCACCGCCAGTGGGTAAAGATGTCCCAATGGCTCCGTAATAGGTGCCAGCCTCCTAAGGCCCAACGGCACCTCTGGTGCCAAAATTCCTTTATGGTCTTGGGTACCTGAATATATGCTATTGCTCTTGGTTCAAACCATACCTCATAAAAGTTTCGCTGAATAGCCCAGGTAATGTCGATGTCCTCTGTGGCAGATCGGGAGGAGAAACCACCTAATTGCCTCAGGGTATCGGTACAAAAGGCAGTAATACAGCCAGATACCGTAAGCATCCGCCCCAGAGATCGTTGAGAACGCTTAATTAATCCTAGAATTGAAGCAAATTCCGCGGTTTGTAAATTTTCTAGCAGATTTTCTCGATTTCCCACCAGGGGATTTCCGGAGACAGCACCCAGACGAGGTTGGCGGATAAAAGGGGCTATCAACCATTTTAAGGTATCGGGGGTAATCAAAGTATCAGCGTCTATAACAACCGTTATGGGTGTATGTACGGCCACTTGCAGGCCGCAGTTTAAAGCCTTTGCCTTACCCTGATTAGTCGTCAACCGTAATAGGTGAAAAGAAGGAACTTCTTGCCTAAGCCATTCCCGGATGATCTGTGCCGTGTTGTCGGTGGAAGCATCATCAATAAAGACCACTCTCAGGTCTGGGTAATTAACTTTGCTTAAAGCATGGCAAGTAGTTGCAATGCTGATTTCCTCGTTATGGCAGGGAATCAAAATGGTTACGGGGGGCCAGACCTCGGGCCAGTTGTTGGTTCGCGCCTTTCTCTCTCGGTACCACCAAAAATATAAACCGCCAATGACCCAAATGATACTCATGGTCACAGGGTAAAGAAAAGTAAAATAACCAATCCCGTGTAAAAGTGTATCTGCTGTTATGGTGTTAACCATTACCTCACCATCTTTTCTTGGCTACGTCTTAATTTCAAATTTTAAATCCATGGGATCAAAGGTTGCCTCGTTCCAATGCAGAGGAGGTACTTGATCCTCTAAAGGTTTGTGTTGTCGGTGACCCTTAATGAAATAACGTTTATAGTTATAATGGGACCAGAGCATAAAGAAGCTCAAAACCACTCCAGTCCAAAGGATAATGAAAAGCATTGTTCGAACCGTGGCTAAAACACTGTGAGGAACCACCAGTTCATGCCACCATAATTTTCCCAATAACCACCAACCCAGTGCCACCCATACCCAACCTGCCAGACTGATAAAAGCGGCCCAGGCAAGGAAGGTTAAGAATAATTTTCGCCTTAAAATAAGTCTGAAAAGATTAAGCAGCTTTTTCAACCAAGTTCATCCCTTACTTAGACATTTGTAAATCGACTCTATTATACAATTAATTAAACAAAATATCGTAAGTTAAGAAATACCATAAGATCCAGAAAATAAAAAAGTCATTCGCAAGGAATGACTTTTTTTTACTCCATACCGTAAAGGTAATGATAAACTTTCTGGTTCCAAAGGACTCGCCGGATATACTGTCTGGTTTCCATAAAGGGAATCTGATCAATGGTTTTTCTTTCTCCGGTCCAGTGTTGCTCGTTTAACCAATGAGTAACATTGCCGCGCCCGGCATTATAGGCAGCAATCACCAAAACTGGATCATTTTTAAATTCGGAAAATAGATCCGATAAGTACCAAGTGCCTAAACTGATACTGGTTTCCGGATAGAGTAGGTTTTCTGACTTCAGGGGACCGCTGCCAATTTGTTGGGATATCCAATTGGCGGTGTCTGGCATAATTTGCATGAGGCCCCGGGCCCCCTTGGGGGACGTGGCTCTGGGATTAAAATTGCTTTCGGTTTTAATAACCGCTGCCACCAGCAAAGGGTCTAGGTGGTTAACTTCGGCATAATGATAAATTAACTCCTGGTACTTAAAGGGGTACCATAACTTCCCGATTTCTTTATGGCTGAACCAGATTAGTACTAGCAAAACCAGAAGCAGGAGCCTTCTTTTAAAGCCTCTATTTTTTTTGCTTCGAATAGTCACTGTCATCACTCCTGCAAACAAACTTAACCAATACATTATATACCAGAAAATGGTTAATCATGTAAATAATTTATTAAGTTGGACCAAATAACTATTAATTTTTGCTTTACTTCCTCGGGAGTACCGGAATTATCAATGATAACATTGGCATATTTCATTTTTTCCCTTTGTGGCATTTGGCTGTGGATACGTTTTTTAGCTTGTTCTGGGGAAAGCTTGTCCCTTTGCATTAAACGTTCTAACTGAACCCGTTCATCAACCGTTACCAACCATACCTGATCGACCTTTTTATGCCAACCCACTTCAATCAGCAGGGGAACTTCCAGCACAAGAACCGAAGCATGATTATCCTTGGAAAA
This genomic interval from Desulforamulus reducens MI-1 contains the following:
- the def gene encoding peptide deformylase, which produces MIGKLGDPALRKVCKPVCEITPNILQLLNDMADTLRATPNGAALAAPQVGFLRRVVVIDLGNEKIELINPEIIEKSGEQVGSEGCLSLPGIWGRVKRSKFVKVKAMNREGEEILVEGKGLLARCLQHEIDHLDGILYIDHVAAGQLFLEQTNEPLDVYKLIQKSKENG
- the map gene encoding type I methionyl aminopeptidase produces the protein MIIIKSPQEIQIMREAGKMVAECHAILAERVKPGVTTGELDQIIEKHIRKLGGVPSFKGHMGFPATICVAINDVICHGFPGPRELRAGEVVTIDIGALYKGYHADSAWSYAVGEVSPEIQQLMKVTKECLYRGIAMARPGNRTGDIGNAIQTYAESFHYGVVREFCGHGVGRSLWEAPEIPHYGRPNRGPSLQAGITIAIEPMITLGAWKAKLDRDGWTARTVDGSICVQYEHTLAVTEDEPIIITTL
- a CDS encoding glycosyltransferase family 2 protein, with translation MVNTITADTLLHGIGYFTFLYPVTMSIIWVIGGLYFWWYRERKARTNNWPEVWPPVTILIPCHNEEISIATTCHALSKVNYPDLRVVFIDDASTDNTAQIIREWLRQEVPSFHLLRLTTNQGKAKALNCGLQVAVHTPITVVIDADTLITPDTLKWLIAPFIRQPRLGAVSGNPLVGNRENLLENLQTAEFASILGLIKRSQRSLGRMLTVSGCITAFCTDTLRQLGGFSSRSATEDIDITWAIQRNFYEVWFEPRAIAYIQVPKTIKEFWHQRCRWALGGWHLLRSHWDIFTHWRWRRLWPVYLDFVISYLWSFCLVIGTLLWLVTYLIPSKPAIGLTPIPAWYGSVISFVCLVQFGAALLANHRHDHKMYQSFFWIPWYPIFFFCIGALTVVWTSCRGLFGDLVTVGKWKSPARSSMQGSLDE
- a CDS encoding lytic transglycosylase domain-containing protein — encoded protein: MTVTIRSKKNRGFKRRLLLLVLLVLIWFSHKEIGKLWYPFKYQELIYHYAEVNHLDPLLVAAVIKTESNFNPRATSPKGARGLMQIMPDTANWISQQIGSGPLKSENLLYPETSISLGTWYLSDLFSEFKNDPVLVIAAYNAGRGNVTHWLNEQHWTGERKTIDQIPFMETRQYIRRVLWNQKVYHYLYGME
- the coaE gene encoding dephospho-CoA kinase (Dephospho-CoA kinase (CoaE) performs the final step in coenzyme A biosynthesis.); translated protein: MIIGLTGNIASGKSTVSHLLKELGAKVIDTDRVAREIVLPDTPALKEIVFSFGAGVLNNDGTLNRAKLATIVFDNPAARRKLEAITHPRIEEEINQQIEFFSKDNHASVLVLEVPLLIEVGWHKKVDQVWLVTVDERVQLERLMQRDKLSPEQAKKRIHSQMPQREKMKYANVIIDNSGTPEEVKQKLIVIWSNLINYLHD